The Neisseria yangbaofengii genome contains a region encoding:
- the map gene encoding type I methionyl aminopeptidase, with the protein MTRPSENMKECINMMDEVSIKTPEEIEKMRELGRLVAEALDYITPFVKPGITTNEIDKLVYDYHVNVQGGYPAPLNYGNPPYPKSCCTSVNHVICHGIPDDKPLKEGDIINIDLTIKKDGFHGDSSRMFAVGKISPIAQRLIDVTHASMMAGIEAVKPGATLGDVGYACQSVAENAGYSVVQEFCGHGIGRGFHEAPQVVHYGRKGQGLVLQPGMIFTIEPMINQGKRHLRILNDGWTVVTKDRSLSAQWEHEVLVTETGYEILTISPASGKP; encoded by the coding sequence ATGACTAGGCCGTCTGAAAACATGAAGGAATGTATCAACATGATGGATGAAGTATCAATTAAAACCCCCGAAGAAATCGAGAAAATGCGCGAACTCGGCCGCTTGGTGGCCGAGGCACTCGATTACATCACCCCGTTTGTAAAACCGGGCATCACCACCAATGAAATCGACAAGCTGGTGTACGACTACCATGTCAACGTGCAAGGCGGTTATCCCGCACCCTTGAATTACGGCAATCCGCCGTATCCGAAATCCTGCTGCACGTCTGTCAATCACGTGATTTGCCACGGCATTCCCGACGACAAACCGCTGAAAGAAGGCGACATCATCAATATCGACCTGACGATTAAAAAAGACGGTTTTCACGGTGATTCCAGCCGGATGTTTGCCGTCGGCAAAATCAGCCCGATTGCCCAGCGTCTGATTGACGTAACCCACGCTTCGATGATGGCGGGGATTGAAGCGGTGAAACCGGGAGCGACTTTGGGCGATGTCGGCTATGCCTGCCAGAGCGTTGCCGAAAACGCCGGCTATTCGGTGGTGCAGGAATTTTGCGGACACGGCATCGGCAGAGGCTTTCACGAAGCGCCGCAGGTGGTGCATTACGGCCGTAAAGGGCAAGGGCTGGTGTTGCAGCCGGGCATGATTTTTACCATTGAGCCGATGATTAATCAGGGTAAACGCCATCTGCGTATCCTCAACGACGGCTGGACGGTGGTCACGAAAGACCGTTCTTTATCAGCCCAATGGGAGCACGAGGTTTTGGTAACCGAAACCGGCTATGAAATCTTAACCATCAGTCCGGCAAGCGGCAAACCTTAA
- a CDS encoding helix-turn-helix domain-containing protein, protein MKSFEKIDNIRDIRKKLGLNQMDFWSRIGVTQSGGSRYESGRNMPKPVRELLRLVHIEHVDLSKVNRDDLAVASLLKNRDPDLYASLKKEAKADKNK, encoded by the coding sequence ATGAAGTCGTTTGAGAAAATTGACAATATCCGCGACATCCGCAAAAAACTCGGTTTAAATCAAATGGACTTTTGGAGCCGCATCGGTGTGACCCAGTCCGGTGGTTCGCGTTACGAGTCCGGCCGCAACATGCCTAAGCCGGTACGTGAGCTGTTGCGTCTGGTGCATATCGAACATGTGGACTTGTCAAAAGTCAACCGCGATGATTTGGCCGTTGCTTCTTTGCTGAAAAACCGCGATCCAGATCTGTACGCTTCTTTGAAAAAAGAAGCCAAGGCCGACAAAAATAAATAA
- a CDS encoding valine--tRNA ligase gives MLDKYNPAEIESKHYRNWESQGYFQPNMDLSKPAFSIQLPPPNVTGTLHMGHAFNQTIMDGLTRYYRMKGCNTAWIPGTDHAGIATQIVVERQLAAQNVSRHDLGREKFLEKVWEWKEQSGGTITGQMRRVGCSADWTREYFTMDDVRAETVSEVFVRLYEQGLIYRGKRLVNWDPVLGTAVSDLEVESVEEQGSMWHIRYPLADNPNEAVIVATTRPETLLGDVAVAVNPEDERYTHLIGKQLTLPLTGRTIPVIADEYVEKDFGTGCVKITPAHDFNDYEVGKRHDTALINVFDLEAKILAQAEVFNFKGEAQQGFALPEQYAGLDRFAARKQMVADLQAQGLLAEVKPHTLMTPKGDRTGSVIEPMLTSQWFVAMSAAPNGGEPESEFKGLSLADKAKKAVDSGAVRFIPENWVNTYNQWMNNIQDWCISRQLWWGHQIPAWYDEAGNVYVARNQEDAEKLAGKTGLTRDEDVLDTWFSSALVPFSTLGWPSETDELDAFLPSNVLVTGYEIIFFWVARMIMMTTHFTGKVPFKDVYIHGIVRDHEGKKMSKSEGNVIDPVDLIDGIDLEQLLVKRTTGLRRPEKAPQVVEATKKLFPEGIPVFGADALRFTMASYASLGRSVNFDFKRAEGYRNFCNKLWNATNFVLMNTEGKDCGQDETQPLAFTFADQWIIGRLQQTEAAVAEAFETYRFDLAAQTLYEFVWNEYCDWYIELAKVQIQTGCPTTQRTTRRTLVRALEAILRLLHPIMPYITEELWQTVAPLANAKHTDSIMLAAYPQADNDKIVPAAFDKITALQDLAGAVRNLRGEMGIAPNVKAPLFVEGGSDLADLLKYLPALTRLTEAKLVETLPESEDAPVAVCNGARLMLKVEIDKAAETARLSKEAEKLQKALDKLNAKLSKPGYTEKAPAHLVEKDKAELAELEDKMAKVQNQLAKLKD, from the coding sequence ATGTTAGACAAATACAATCCCGCCGAAATCGAATCCAAACATTACCGCAACTGGGAAAGCCAAGGCTATTTCCAGCCGAATATGGATTTATCCAAACCCGCATTTTCCATTCAGTTGCCGCCGCCGAATGTAACCGGCACGCTGCACATGGGTCATGCGTTCAACCAAACCATTATGGACGGATTAACCCGCTACTACCGCATGAAAGGCTGCAACACCGCTTGGATTCCGGGTACCGACCATGCCGGTATCGCCACGCAGATTGTGGTCGAACGCCAACTGGCGGCGCAAAACGTGTCCCGCCACGATTTGGGGCGTGAAAAATTCCTTGAAAAAGTGTGGGAATGGAAGGAGCAGTCGGGCGGCACGATTACCGGACAAATGCGCCGTGTCGGCTGTTCCGCCGATTGGACACGGGAATATTTCACGATGGACGATGTGCGCGCCGAAACCGTCAGCGAAGTGTTCGTGCGCCTGTATGAACAGGGTCTGATTTATCGGGGCAAACGCTTGGTGAACTGGGATCCCGTATTGGGAACGGCGGTTTCCGATTTGGAAGTGGAAAGCGTGGAAGAACAAGGCTCGATGTGGCATATCCGCTATCCGCTGGCGGACAATCCGAACGAAGCCGTGATTGTGGCGACCACCCGCCCCGAAACGCTGCTGGGCGACGTTGCCGTTGCCGTCAATCCCGAAGACGAACGCTACACCCACTTAATCGGCAAACAATTAACCCTGCCGCTGACGGGCCGCACCATTCCCGTGATTGCCGACGAATATGTCGAAAAAGATTTCGGCACGGGCTGCGTGAAAATCACGCCGGCGCACGACTTCAACGACTACGAAGTCGGCAAACGCCATGATACCGCCCTGATTAATGTGTTTGACTTGGAAGCGAAAATCCTCGCCCAAGCCGAAGTGTTCAACTTCAAAGGCGAAGCGCAACAAGGCTTTGCCCTGCCCGAACAATACGCAGGCTTAGACCGCTTTGCCGCCCGCAAACAGATGGTGGCGGATTTGCAGGCGCAGGGCCTGTTGGCGGAAGTGAAACCGCATACCCTGATGACTCCGAAAGGCGACCGCACCGGCTCGGTGATTGAACCTATGCTCACCAGCCAATGGTTTGTTGCCATGTCCGCCGCACCGAATGGCGGCGAGCCGGAAAGCGAGTTCAAAGGCTTGAGCCTTGCCGACAAAGCCAAAAAAGCGGTGGACAGCGGCGCAGTACGCTTTATCCCCGAAAACTGGGTCAATACCTACAACCAATGGATGAACAACATCCAAGACTGGTGCATTTCCCGCCAATTATGGTGGGGACACCAAATTCCGGCATGGTATGACGAAGCCGGCAACGTGTATGTTGCCCGCAATCAGGAAGATGCCGAAAAACTGGCGGGCAAAACCGGTCTGACCCGTGATGAAGACGTATTGGATACATGGTTCTCATCGGCTTTGGTGCCGTTTTCTACGCTCGGCTGGCCGTCTGAAACCGACGAACTCGACGCCTTTTTGCCGAGCAATGTTTTAGTAACCGGTTACGAAATCATCTTCTTCTGGGTGGCGCGCATGATTATGATGACCACCCACTTCACCGGCAAAGTGCCGTTTAAAGACGTGTACATTCACGGCATTGTGCGCGATCACGAAGGCAAAAAAATGTCCAAATCCGAGGGCAACGTGATTGACCCTGTCGATTTGATTGACGGCATTGATTTGGAACAATTATTGGTCAAACGCACCACCGGTCTGCGCCGCCCCGAAAAAGCACCGCAAGTGGTCGAAGCCACCAAAAAACTGTTCCCCGAAGGCATTCCCGTATTCGGTGCCGACGCTCTGCGCTTCACGATGGCAAGCTATGCCAGTTTGGGGCGTTCGGTAAACTTCGACTTCAAACGTGCCGAAGGCTACCGCAATTTCTGCAACAAATTATGGAACGCCACCAACTTCGTGCTGATGAACACCGAAGGCAAAGACTGCGGTCAAGACGAAACCCAGCCTTTGGCGTTTACCTTTGCCGACCAATGGATTATCGGCAGATTGCAGCAGACCGAAGCCGCCGTTGCCGAAGCCTTTGAAACCTACCGCTTCGACCTCGCCGCCCAAACCCTGTATGAATTTGTGTGGAACGAATATTGCGACTGGTATATCGAGCTGGCGAAAGTACAAATCCAAACCGGCTGCCCGACCACCCAACGCACCACCCGCCGCACGCTGGTTCGGGCATTGGAAGCCATTTTGCGCCTGCTGCACCCGATTATGCCGTACATCACCGAAGAGTTATGGCAGACCGTTGCCCCGCTCGCCAACGCCAAACACACCGACAGCATTATGCTTGCCGCCTACCCGCAGGCGGATAACGACAAAATCGTTCCCGCCGCATTCGACAAAATCACCGCCCTGCAAGATTTGGCAGGCGCAGTGCGCAACCTGCGCGGCGAAATGGGCATTGCCCCGAACGTGAAAGCACCGCTGTTTGTCGAAGGCGGCAGCGATTTGGCAGACCTGCTCAAATACTTGCCGGCACTGACCCGACTGACCGAAGCCAAACTGGTCGAAACTTTGCCCGAAAGCGAAGACGCACCCGTCGCCGTCTGCAACGGCGCACGCCTGATGCTGAAAGTGGAAATCGACAAAGCCGCCGAAACCGCCCGTTTGAGCAAAGAAGCCGAGAAACTGCAAAAAGCCCTCGACAAACTCAACGCCAAACTCTCCAAACCCGGCTACACCGAAAAAGCCCCCGCGCATTTGGTGGAAAAAGACAAAGCCGAACTGGCTGAGTTGGAAGACAAAATGGCGAAAGTGCAAAACCAGTTGGCGAAATTAAAAGATTGA
- a CDS encoding MFS transporter, whose protein sequence is MLSFLKSKPGTPVPEAEVLDRYNRLRWQALFGIFIGYAAYYILRNNFLLSSPELISEFGFTKKDIGFISGTMLVVYGLSKGVMSALADKSNPKHFMIFGLVMSGAVNLMMGFSASFWIFLFLCILNGIFQGMGAGPAYVVLASWFPRKSRGVTTAFFNISHNVGGGLVSPIAGGAIAWLGTEHWQAAHFIVPSAIAAVVALIFYIFGKGRTYNEGLPPMNQILNNADEELVVTKTEDVNLTTWQIFKEYILKDINVWFVSFIDVFTYMIRFGVLTWLPLYLLETKGFSKGQMATAFAIFEWAAIPSTLLAGYVTDKYFKGKRMPLAIVTLLGVGAAIFAYWGGQDLATVTIGAGIVGCLIYVPMFLSSLQTIELVPSFAAGSATGLRGLLSYVLGSFSGTALFGILAERYGWDAGFYLLLFAVAACIFCCYMTHRGVMKLEQKKLNVSQ, encoded by the coding sequence ATGTTGTCATTCCTGAAATCCAAACCGGGCACGCCGGTGCCCGAAGCGGAAGTGCTCGACCGCTACAACCGCTTGCGTTGGCAGGCATTATTCGGCATTTTCATCGGCTATGCCGCCTACTATATCCTGCGCAACAACTTCTTGCTCTCATCGCCTGAATTAATCAGCGAATTCGGTTTCACCAAAAAAGACATCGGCTTTATTTCCGGCACCATGCTGGTGGTGTACGGTCTCAGCAAAGGCGTGATGTCGGCACTGGCAGACAAATCCAATCCGAAACACTTTATGATTTTCGGCTTGGTGATGTCGGGTGCGGTCAACCTGATGATGGGTTTTTCCGCTTCGTTTTGGATTTTTCTGTTTCTGTGTATTCTCAACGGTATTTTCCAAGGCATGGGCGCCGGCCCCGCTTATGTGGTGTTGGCCAGCTGGTTTCCGCGTAAATCACGCGGCGTGACCACCGCCTTTTTCAATATTTCCCACAACGTCGGCGGCGGCTTGGTATCGCCGATTGCCGGCGGCGCCATCGCTTGGCTCGGTACTGAACATTGGCAGGCTGCGCACTTTATCGTGCCGTCCGCCATTGCGGCCGTAGTGGCTTTGATTTTCTACATTTTCGGTAAAGGCCGCACCTACAACGAAGGTTTGCCGCCGATGAACCAAATTCTGAACAATGCCGATGAAGAATTGGTGGTCACCAAAACCGAAGATGTCAACTTAACCACTTGGCAGATTTTCAAAGAATATATTTTAAAAGACATCAATGTTTGGTTCGTCTCCTTTATCGACGTGTTCACCTACATGATCCGCTTCGGCGTATTGACTTGGTTGCCGCTGTATCTCTTGGAAACCAAAGGCTTCAGCAAAGGCCAAATGGCCACTGCGTTTGCTATTTTCGAATGGGCGGCAATTCCGTCAACCTTGCTCGCCGGTTATGTGACCGACAAATACTTCAAAGGCAAACGCATGCCCTTGGCCATCGTCACCTTGCTCGGCGTGGGCGCCGCCATCTTCGCCTACTGGGGCGGACAAGACTTGGCTACCGTCACCATCGGCGCAGGCATTGTCGGCTGTTTGATTTATGTGCCGATGTTCTTGTCGTCATTACAAACCATCGAACTGGTGCCTTCATTCGCCGCCGGTTCAGCAACCGGTTTGCGCGGCCTGTTGAGCTATGTGCTGGGCAGTTTCTCCGGCACTGCCCTGTTCGGCATTTTAGCCGAACGCTACGGCTGGGACGCAGGCTTCTACCTGCTGCTGTTTGCCGTAGCGGCTTGTATTTTCTGCTGCTACATGACCCATCGCGGCGTGATGAAACTGGAACAGAAAAAACTGAATGTTTCGCAATAA
- the zupT gene encoding zinc transporter ZupT: protein MLEISSSNLWTAFGITLAAGLFTVLGSGLVMFSKTPNPRTLSFGLAFAGGAMVYVSLTEIFDKSREAFAQAHGESHGFAAATIAFLIGMAAIALIDRLVPNPHETLDANDPTFQESRRQYVARIGMMAAFAITAHNFPEGLATFFATLESPTIGMPLAFAIAIHNIPEGISIAAPVYFATRNRKLTVFACLASGLAEPLGAILGYTLLKPFLSPAIFGSVFGIIAGVMVFLALDELLPAAKRYSDGHETVYGLTSGMAVIALSLILFHF, encoded by the coding sequence ATGTTAGAAATCAGCTCATCTAATCTTTGGACGGCTTTCGGCATCACGCTGGCCGCGGGCTTGTTTACCGTATTGGGCAGCGGCTTGGTGATGTTTTCCAAAACACCCAATCCGCGCACCTTATCGTTTGGTCTGGCCTTTGCCGGCGGCGCGATGGTTTATGTGTCGCTCACCGAAATTTTCGACAAATCCAGAGAAGCCTTCGCCCAAGCGCATGGAGAATCGCACGGTTTTGCCGCCGCTACCATTGCCTTTTTAATCGGTATGGCCGCCATTGCGCTGATTGACCGCCTTGTGCCCAATCCGCACGAAACCTTGGATGCCAACGACCCTACTTTTCAAGAAAGCCGCCGCCAATACGTTGCCCGCATCGGCATGATGGCCGCGTTTGCCATTACCGCACACAACTTCCCCGAAGGCTTGGCCACTTTTTTCGCCACGCTCGAAAGCCCCACGATCGGTATGCCGTTGGCTTTTGCTATCGCCATCCACAACATTCCCGAAGGTATTTCGATTGCCGCGCCGGTTTACTTTGCCACGCGCAACCGCAAACTCACCGTCTTTGCCTGCCTCGCTTCCGGTTTGGCCGAGCCTTTGGGCGCGATTTTGGGCTACACCCTGCTCAAACCGTTTCTCTCTCCGGCCATTTTCGGCAGTGTGTTCGGCATCATCGCCGGCGTGATGGTGTTTCTTGCCTTAGACGAATTATTGCCCGCCGCCAAACGCTATTCAGACGGCCACGAAACCGTGTACGGCCTCACTTCCGGCATGGCCGTAATTGCCTTGAGCCTGATATTGTTTCATTTTTGA
- the pdxA gene encoding 4-hydroxythreonine-4-phosphate dehydrogenase PdxA, translating into MSQPILAVTSGEPAGIGPDICLDLAFADLPCRPVVLGDKNLLQQRADMLGKAVRLVDFEAQTPSEKESGVLEVRHVPLNQPCEAGRLNPNNAAYVLQLLDTAYQGISDGLFAGMVTAPLHKGVINDGRTSGHFFSGHTEYLAEKSNTGQVVMMLAGGGLRVALVTTHLPLKDVAAAITQPLVESVAKILHAGLRDKFGIARPRILVTGLNPHAGEGGHLGWEEIEVIIPALNNLQSQQIDVRGPYPADTVFQPFMLKDADAVLAMYHDQGLPTLKYAGFGQGVNVTLGLPFIRTSVDHGTALDLAGSGKADSGSLMVAVKTALEMACNGEN; encoded by the coding sequence ATGAGCCAACCGATTTTAGCCGTTACCAGCGGTGAGCCTGCCGGTATCGGCCCCGATATTTGTCTCGATTTGGCCTTTGCCGATTTGCCGTGCCGTCCGGTGGTGTTGGGCGACAAAAACTTATTGCAACAGCGTGCCGATATGCTGGGCAAAGCGGTGCGATTGGTTGATTTTGAGGCGCAAACGCCGTCTGAAAAAGAAAGCGGTGTATTGGAAGTGCGGCATGTGCCGCTGAACCAACCATGCGAAGCAGGCCGTCTGAATCCGAATAATGCCGCGTATGTGTTGCAATTATTGGATACGGCTTACCAAGGCATTTCAGACGGCCTGTTTGCCGGTATGGTGACTGCGCCGCTGCACAAAGGCGTGATTAATGACGGCCGTACAAGCGGTCATTTTTTCAGCGGCCACACCGAATACTTGGCAGAGAAAAGCAATACCGGGCAAGTGGTGATGATGCTCGCCGGCGGCGGTTTGCGTGTGGCTTTGGTGACCACGCATCTGCCGTTGAAAGACGTGGCCGCCGCGATTACGCAGCCCTTGGTCGAGTCGGTGGCGAAGATTCTGCACGCCGGCTTGCGCGATAAATTCGGCATTGCCCGGCCGCGTATTTTGGTGACGGGGCTGAATCCGCACGCGGGTGAGGGCGGTCATTTGGGTTGGGAAGAAATCGAGGTGATTATTCCTGCGTTGAACAATTTGCAGTCGCAGCAGATTGATGTGCGCGGCCCTTATCCGGCGGATACCGTGTTCCAGCCGTTTATGCTCAAAGATGCCGATGCGGTGTTGGCGATGTATCACGACCAAGGCTTGCCGACCTTGAAATACGCGGGTTTCGGGCAAGGTGTGAACGTGACCTTAGGGTTGCCGTTTATCCGCACATCGGTCGACCACGGCACAGCCTTGGATTTGGCGGGCAGCGGCAAAGCCGATTCAGGCAGTCTGATGGTGGCGGTGAAAACGGCATTGGAAATGGCGTGCAACGGGGAAAATTGA
- a CDS encoding S49 family peptidase, producing MQYRIRRQGDQVQEHPDQMPSESWERHTLREVLFEAYKDRRRARFWKNFWRAIGLLLFVSFIFSMGQSGKKNSPMMAIGTAKAHTAVINLSGTIGGGYDDQVQMLRESMEAAYKNGNAKAIVIRANSPGGSPVVSNIAFNEIRRLKALHKDVPVYVVAEDTCASGCYYIAAAADKIYADPSSVVGSIGVISGGFDASEMMDKLGIKRRLKTSGSNKGMGDPFTPESPEQARIWQQMLDQIHGEFIKAVREGRGNRLKEKENPDIFSGRVYTGLEAKNVGLIDDFGSIYSVARDVVKAPELVNYTPEDDLTKLLSRRFGAEVKAKVEETLADMLR from the coding sequence ATGCAATACCGAATCCGCCGCCAAGGCGACCAAGTTCAAGAACATCCGGATCAGATGCCGTCTGAAAGCTGGGAGCGCCACACGTTGCGCGAAGTACTGTTCGAAGCTTATAAAGACCGCCGCCGCGCGCGCTTTTGGAAAAACTTTTGGCGTGCTATCGGTTTGCTGTTGTTTGTGTCGTTTATTTTCAGCATGGGACAAAGCGGCAAGAAAAACAGCCCTATGATGGCCATCGGCACCGCCAAAGCCCACACCGCCGTGATTAATTTAAGCGGCACCATCGGCGGCGGCTACGACGACCAAGTGCAAATGCTGCGGGAGAGCATGGAAGCGGCGTATAAAAACGGCAATGCCAAAGCGATTGTGATTCGTGCCAACAGCCCGGGCGGTTCGCCGGTGGTGTCGAACATTGCGTTCAACGAAATACGCCGTCTGAAAGCCTTGCATAAAGATGTGCCGGTGTATGTGGTGGCGGAAGATACCTGCGCTTCGGGCTGCTATTACATTGCTGCGGCAGCCGATAAAATCTATGCCGACCCATCCAGCGTAGTCGGCAGTATTGGTGTGATCAGCGGCGGTTTTGACGCTTCGGAGATGATGGATAAACTCGGCATCAAACGCCGTCTGAAAACATCGGGCAGCAACAAAGGCATGGGTGACCCGTTTACCCCTGAATCACCCGAGCAGGCGAGAATTTGGCAGCAAATGCTGGATCAAATTCACGGCGAATTCATTAAGGCTGTGCGCGAAGGTCGCGGCAATCGTTTGAAAGAAAAAGAAAATCCCGATATTTTCAGCGGCCGCGTCTATACCGGCTTGGAAGCGAAAAATGTCGGTTTGATTGACGATTTCGGTAGCATCTACAGCGTGGCGCGCGATGTGGTGAAAGCGCCGGAGTTGGTGAATTACACGCCGGAAGACGATTTAACCAAGTTGCTGAGCCGCCGTTTTGGTGCCGAAGTGAAAGCGAAAGTGGAAGAAACTTTGGCGGATATGCTGCGTTGA
- a CDS encoding LysR family transcriptional regulator, with amino-acid sequence MDTLFSLKVFRHVVQNGSFTRAAEQLNISTAMASKHVSHLENTIQAKLLHRNSRNLHLTEAGEEYYRQCSYALDTLDTAAQKAAGGADKPQGMLRVTMPLWFANSLLSSWLVEYRERYPEVTLDLVLDNRHVDLIAEGFDLALRVSKTPNPSLIVKPLAMIRFVLVASPEYIRRHGKPVTLEEVMQHRAILPSYTNQRIVEITHSATGEKSMLSLEPVILTDNTLMVRELVKTGGGIGYQPLMVVQNDLEDGTLVRLLPEYTMVNEQLNAAYVDRAFLSAKVRSFIDFINEKIQQTNG; translated from the coding sequence ATGGATACCTTATTCAGCCTGAAAGTATTCCGCCATGTGGTGCAAAACGGCAGTTTTACCCGTGCCGCCGAACAGCTCAATATTTCCACCGCCATGGCCAGCAAACATGTCAGCCATTTGGAAAACACCATTCAAGCCAAGCTGTTGCACCGCAACAGCCGCAACCTGCACTTAACCGAAGCAGGCGAAGAATACTACCGCCAATGCAGCTATGCGCTTGATACGCTCGACACTGCTGCACAAAAAGCCGCCGGCGGTGCCGACAAGCCGCAAGGCATGCTGCGCGTGACCATGCCACTTTGGTTTGCCAACAGCCTGTTGAGCAGTTGGCTGGTGGAATACCGCGAACGTTATCCCGAAGTAACGCTGGATTTGGTGCTCGACAACCGCCATGTGGATTTGATTGCCGAAGGTTTCGATTTGGCCTTGCGGGTATCAAAAACGCCCAATCCTTCGCTGATTGTGAAACCCTTGGCGATGATTCGGTTTGTTTTGGTGGCTTCGCCTGAATACATCCGCCGGCACGGTAAACCGGTCACGCTTGAAGAAGTGATGCAGCACCGAGCGATTCTGCCGTCCTACACCAACCAGCGCATTGTCGAAATCACCCACTCCGCTACCGGCGAAAAGTCCATGCTCAGTTTGGAACCGGTGATACTCACCGACAATACGCTGATGGTGCGCGAACTGGTCAAAACCGGCGGCGGCATCGGCTATCAGCCGTTGATGGTGGTGCAAAACGATTTGGAAGACGGCACGCTCGTCCGCCTATTGCCCGAATACACCATGGTAAACGAGCAACTCAACGCCGCTTATGTCGATCGTGCATTTTTGAGTGCCAAGGTACGCAGCTTTATTGATTTTATTAATGAGAAGATTCAGCAGACAAACGGTTAA
- a CDS encoding DoxX family protein, translated as MNFLTRFQPMLLSILRIAAAYMFMLHGSAKLFALPHIEMFDGLQIFSIYGLAGILEFVGGILLLLGLFTRPVAFILSGQMAAAYFMAHTEPNALLPLLNGGEAAALFSFIFIYIAAAGGGAWALDNRFKKSH; from the coding sequence ATGAATTTCTTAACGCGTTTCCAACCCATGCTCTTGTCGATTTTGCGCATCGCCGCTGCGTATATGTTTATGCTGCACGGCTCGGCCAAGCTGTTTGCCCTGCCGCACATTGAAATGTTTGACGGTTTGCAGATTTTCTCGATTTACGGCTTGGCCGGTATTTTAGAATTTGTTGGCGGGATTTTACTGTTGCTGGGTTTGTTTACCCGTCCGGTAGCGTTTATCCTGTCTGGCCAAATGGCGGCGGCCTATTTCATGGCGCACACTGAACCCAATGCCTTACTGCCTTTGTTGAACGGCGGCGAAGCGGCTGCTTTATTCAGCTTTATCTTTATCTACATCGCCGCAGCAGGCGGCGGCGCGTGGGCGTTGGATAACCGGTTTAAAAAATCTCATTGA
- a CDS encoding nitroreductase family protein has translation MAYQDLQQAAETRRSIYVLNKNLPIGNDEVNQIIEHAVLHTPSSFNSQSTRIVAVFGAEHEKVWGFVEDALRQIVPAEKFAPTEQKLNGFKAGAATILFFEDQTVVKGLQEQFPSYAENFPIWAEHTNAMHQYAIWTTLAAAGVGANLQHYNPLPDEAVAKEYDLPESWTLRAQMVIGGIEASAGEKEFAPLAERLKVFGA, from the coding sequence ATGGCTTATCAAGATTTACAGCAAGCGGCAGAAACCCGTCGTTCGATTTACGTATTGAACAAAAACCTGCCAATCGGTAACGACGAAGTCAACCAAATCATCGAGCATGCCGTGTTGCACACGCCGTCTTCGTTCAATTCGCAATCGACCCGCATTGTGGCGGTGTTTGGAGCGGAACATGAAAAAGTATGGGGCTTTGTAGAAGATGCTTTACGCCAAATCGTTCCGGCCGAAAAATTTGCACCAACTGAGCAGAAATTGAACGGCTTTAAAGCCGGTGCCGCGACAATTTTATTCTTTGAAGACCAAACCGTGGTGAAAGGTTTGCAAGAGCAATTCCCGTCTTACGCGGAAAACTTCCCGATTTGGGCGGAACACACCAACGCCATGCATCAATATGCAATTTGGACGACTCTGGCCGCGGCCGGCGTCGGTGCCAATCTGCAACACTACAATCCGCTGCCGGATGAGGCGGTTGCCAAGGAATACGATTTACCGGAAAGCTGGACGCTGCGGGCGCAAATGGTCATCGGCGGCATCGAAGCCTCGGCCGGTGAAAAAGAATTTGCACCGTTGGCAGAGCGTTTGAAAGTATTTGGTGCGTAA